From a single Lineus longissimus chromosome 16, tnLinLong1.2, whole genome shotgun sequence genomic region:
- the LOC135500363 gene encoding carboxypeptidase N subunit 2-like, which produces MAIHRQELALCFVLLCIIPCTDLHVRRLPGTGSDNDLGTGTALPPDVPPQCKVTKAAEGTKLECQDGRFSIILQAIRAIGNEIVVINVLDCAPMEPVSLNASCFINNTNLMELCFSNCGVMNIAAGTFTNLKRLATLDVSRNDISTVGGDIFSGLTHLRSLELSYNNISSLSGRIFVHMGNLKLLNLERNKINHIRNRTFHGLSKLKILQLRYNRIHNLHPLAFSGLHSLEELGLTSNKIAYIPKGIFKPVENLTSLYLGRNELLRLDDYAFRHLKKLEKLFLFENVLAFSKYLNLEPKIFAGLKNLKLLELSGVDLTNLEDSDIRTLFYDQRESLKGLYLGDTRLTNNLLVMAKDLTHLKELWLSHNRLTHIEQSLLPKIGEFGQLFMDNNKIVYIDEHVFEAMDSTLDVTLMGNSLACSCKHAGFSRWLQSAQGSAVHDRDNVYCESPKLMYGTLVMDYDPYWWQCSQYMPLVALISTVGFLLIVTLVILIVYCNRINLKHWLLERRVASMPNDEEQDAEQPTESGPLLNPALCRNSLRQGKTGAYIIHDIYERYLLEWVNKYLEDQLFNHPMKITLQFPAGPEVIPLWKQVKDFSSQVNAFLVLVNDQFLANHWPEMAEKSGVENIMKCVFVLHGKKTSELPKEMKRLQCPCFRWPETGTRFTTLERERDQFWKQVRLAVKATIK; this is translated from the coding sequence ATTCATCGCCAAGAACTAGCCTTGTGTTTTGTGTTGCTGTGCATCATTCCCTGCACTGATCTACATGTTCGCCGACTGCCGGGAACGGGGAGTGATAATGACCTTGGTACCGGTACTGCTTTACCCCCTGACGTACCGCCTCAATGTAAAGTCACCAAAGCTGCGGAAGGAACGAAACTCGAATGTCAGGATGGACGATTCAGTATAATACTACAGGCGATCCGAGCAATTGGGAATGAAATTGTTGTCATCAACGTCTTAGACTGTGCGCCAATGGAACCAGTGAGTCTAAATGCGTCCTGCTTCATCAACAACACCAACTTGATGGAATTATGTTTTTCCAATTGTGGTGTAATGAATATCGCAGCTGGAACATTCACAAATCTTAAACGTCTAGCTACACTCGATGTGAGCAGAAATGACATTTCAACTGTTGGCGGAGACATCTTTTCAGGTCTTACACATCTGAGAAGCCTAGAACTGAGTTATAACAATATTTCTTCTTTGTCAGGTAGAATATTTGTGCATATGGGCAATCTCAAGCTTCTAAATCTAGAAAGAAACAAAATCAATCATATTAGGAATCGTACGTTTCATGGTCTGTCAAAGCTCAAAATCCTTCAACTGAGATATAATCGCATACACAACTTACATCCTCTGGCGTTTAGTGGGCTTCATAGTTTGGAAGAACTTGGTTTAACCTCCAACAAGATCGCATATATTCCGAAAGGGATATTTAAACCAGTTGAAAACCTTACATCGTTATACTTGGGCAGGAATGAATTATTACGACTCGATGATTATGCATTCAGACACCTCAAGAAATTAGAAAAactgtttttatttgaaaatgtattGGCTTTCAGTAAATACCTGAACCTTGAACCAAAGATTTTCGCTGGACTGAAGAACTTAAAATTACTCGAATTATCTGGGGTAGACCTGACGAACTTGGAAGATTCGGACATCAGAACTCTTTTCTATGATCAGAGGGAGTCACTGAAAGGATTATACCTCGGTGATACTCGCCTTACTAATAATTTATTAGTGATGGCAAAGGACCTGACACATTTGAAGGAGCTATGGCTTAGCCATAATCGACTCACCCATATCGAGCAATCTTTGCTACCAAAAATTGGCGAATTTGGCCAACTGTTTATGGACAACAACAAAATTGTTTACATAGACGAACATGTATTTGAGGCAATGGACAGCACATTAGACGTAACGTTGATGGGGAATTCGCTGGCTTGCAGCTGCAAGCATGCAGGCTTTTCCCGTTGGTTGCAAAGTGCGCAAGGATCAGCCGTGCATGACCGTGATAACGTTTATTGTGAAAGTCCGAAATTAATGTACGGAACGTTGGTGATGGACTATGATCCGTATTGGTGGCAGTGCAGCCAATATATGCCACTGGTTGCATTGATTTCCACCGTTGGTTTTCTCCTGATTGTGACTCTGGTAATACTAATCGTCTATTGCAATCGGATTAACCTGAAGCACTGGCTTCTCGAAAGGCGAGTTGCGTCCATGCCGAATGACGAAGAGCAGGATGCGGAACAGCCAACCGAAAGTGGCCCTCTCCTTAACCCAGCACTGTGCAGGAATTCGTTGAGGCAGGGCAAAACCGGCGCGTATATAATCCACGACATCTACGAAAGATACCTGCTGGAGTGGGTGAACAAGTACCTAGAGGACCAGTTATTCAACCATCCAATGAAAATCACTCTCCAGTTCCCGGCAGGCCCGGAAGTTATTCCGCTGTGGAAGCAAGTCAAAGACTTCAGTTCCCAGGTCAACGCCTTCCTCGTCCTCGTCAACGACCAATTCTTGGCGAACCATTGGCCGGAGATGGCCGAGAAGAGCGGTGTGGAGAACATCATGAAGTGCGTGTTCGTGCTTCACGGGAAGAAGACAAGTGAGCTGCCCAAGGAGATGAAGCGATTGCAGTGTCCGTGCTTCCGGTGGCCGGAAACTGGGACGCGGTTTACGACACTGGAACGAGAACGGGATCAGTTCTGGAAGCAGGTACGCCTTGCAGTGAAGGCGACCATAAAGTGA
- the LOC135500680 gene encoding uncharacterized protein LOC135500680, whose protein sequence is MIAAKTSCLNMGTVGVAVNGVALFSPFDLEGDNAVEGPGAETFDSCDGHPTGNGLYHYHQLPDCLSDNTPGQLIGVALDGFPIYGPVDADGNDVTSADLDGCNGRYVGGEYRYHVTRTFPYIMGCYSGTPPPAGNRRCDFALNTPVPGADAMTTQPADKDDSTAETADKTTAPYQPGPEPTWTNAAGPGAQLGVWVLIATLLLTICIEFR, encoded by the exons ATGATCGCCGCCAAGACCTCGTGCCTCAACATGGGCACCGTAGGTGTAGCAGTCAACGGTGTGGCCTTGTTTAGTCCATTTGACCTAGAGGGTGATAATGCTGTGGAGGGCCCCGGGGCGGAGACGTTTGACTCGTGTGACGGTCACCCTACAGGTAATGGCTTGTACCACTATCACCAGCTGCCCGACTGCCTGAGCGACAACACCCCTGGACAGCTCATCGGTGTCGCCCTTGACGGCTTCCCAATCTACGGGCCTGTTGACGCGGATGGCAATGACGTCACTAGCGCGGATCTTGATGGGTGCAATGGCAGATACGTCGGCGGAGAGTACAG GTATCACGTGACTCGGACTTTCCCCTACATAATGGGCTGCTATAGTGGAACGCCACCTCCAGCGGGCAACCGTCGCTGCGATTTTGCTCTGAACACGCCGGTACCTGGAGCAGACGCCATGACGACCCAACCGGCAGACAAAGACGACAGCACCGCCGAGACAGCTGACAAGACAACCGCTCCCTATCAGCCAGGACCCGAACCCACCTGGACCAACGCCGCGGGGCCAGGAGCTCAACTGGGAGTATGGGTTTTAATCGCCACTCTCTTACTTACGATATGTATTGAATTTAGATAG